In the genome of Chrysemys picta bellii isolate R12L10 chromosome 19, ASM1138683v2, whole genome shotgun sequence, one region contains:
- the LOC101937644 gene encoding F-box only protein 39: MEDDSEPEQSCWAYLPDVCLSNMFWWLDDRDRSRAALVCKKWNQAMYSGSLWRTRTITFSGRPSRSNTSEFESALWYVKRFGKYLEHLEIKFLNPYNAVLTRKFQVTMRGLLSRLGKCNSRLVSLTIQHLELDRLVWKNGIRTQFIKNVSTFLKRMSKHLDYLNLKGARVMLEEGCELLSSLSYLKNKSFASEINIEDFFSHHLSIYSSPLFHQTMSTFRNLVILTLNYNCISDELLDILCEHNAHSLWTINIKCHIHDPHGQVVWGMSWANLAKRAPKLKVNFFFERVMKHNSLARILLAEIPLRSISLRSCYFSDPDWSMRPTLTNLLPAYKHILQKLTLEFNNDHELLDEELLQLVLSCERLFFLKVWAFLSVAFVERLLQNRAEGKCVLCTIKVRIYTTRHETSEEDRLLRDIYKKFRNLIDSELNYFVIAYPMV, from the exons ATGGAGGATGACAGTGAACCGGAGCAGAGTTGCTGGGCCTATTTGCCTGACGTCTGCCTGAGCAACATGTTCTGGTGGCTAGACGACAGAGACAGATCTCGGGCTGCTTTAGTCTGTAAAAAATGGAATCAAGCCATGTACTCAGGCTCTCTCTGGAGAACCAGAACAATCACCTTCAGTGGGCGGCCGTCCAGGTCAAACACATCCGAGTTTGAATCTGCTCTGTGGTACGTCAAGAGATTCGGCAAGTACTTGGAACACCTAGAGATCAAGTTCCTGAACCCTTACAATGCTGTGTTGACCCGAAAATTTCAAGTGACTATGAGGGGGCTTCTCTCGCGCTTGGGCAAATGTAACAGCCGCCTGGTATCCCTGACTATTCAGCATCTGGAGTTGGACCGATTGGTCTGGAAAAATGGGATCAGGACTCAGTTCATCAAGAACGTAAGTACTTTCCTGAAAAGAATGAGCAAGCACCTTGATTATCTCAACCTGAAAGGAGCAAGAGTGATGCTGGAAGAAGGCTGTGAGCTTTTGAGCTCTTTGAGCTActtgaaaaacaaaagttttgcctCCGAAATCAACATAGAAGACTTCTTCAGCCACCATCTTTCCATCTACAGCAGCCCCTTGTTCCACCAGACTATGTCCACGTTCCGCAACCTGGTCATCCTGACTCTCAATTACAACTGCATCTCGGATGaattgctggacatcctgtgcgAGCACAACGCCCATTCTCTCTGGACTATAAACATCAAGTGCCACATCCATGACCCTCATGGGCAGGTGGTTTGGGGGATGTCCTGGGCCAACCTAGCCAAGAGAGCACCCAAACTGAAAGTGAACTTCTTCTTTGAAAGAGTCATGAAGCATAACAGTCTAGCCAGGATACTTTTAGCCGAGATCCCACTCAGGAGCATCAGTCTACGGAGCTGCTATTTCAGTGACCCGGATTGGTCGATGAGGCCGACCCTCACCAATCTCTTACCAGCCTACAAGCACATTCTGCAG AAATTAACGCTAGAGTTCAACAATGACCATGAATTGCTGGatgaggagctgctgcagcttgTGTTATCGTGCGAGAGGCTGTTCTTCCTCAAAGTCTGGGCCTTCCTCAGTGTGGCATTTGTGGAGAGGCTGCTGCAAAATCGGGCAGAAGGGAAATGTGTCTTGTGTACCATAAAG GTGAGGATTTACACAACCAGGCATGAGACCAGCGAAGAGGACCGACTGCTGCGAGACATTTACAAGAAGTTCAGAAACCTGATTGACTCAGAGCTTAATTATTTTGTCATCGCCTACCCAATGGTGTGA